The genomic interval GGGGGTCCCAATATCATCACAGGATCCTTATGAGAGGGAGTGGGTGTCAGAAGCAGAGAGACAGGAGATGCTGTGCTGTTGGCTATGAGTATGGAGGgcggggccacaagccaaggatatggtgcctctagaagctggaaaagtggggagcctgtgctccccaggaGCCTCCAGAGGGACCAGCCCTGCCCAAGCCTGGATTCATCCCTGTGAGGCCTGAGCTGGACTCCTGACTTCAGGACTATCAGAGAATGAATCTGTGTGGTTTCTAGCCCCCTGTTTGAGCTGACTTGTTCCAGCTGCTATAGGAAACTCACGTGGGGATGGGGCCTGTGGGTCTTTCACAAACTCTATGACCCTCAGTCTCCACCTCAGCACAGTGGTCCCCACATGGGGACCTCAGACACTGATGGTCCCCAACAGGCTCCCCCTGCAAAGATCAGTAAATTGTGCAGCAGGCATTAGCTGGTTCCTCACAGAGCTCAAGGTGCTGTGGACACTATAGATCAGCAAGTCAGGACAGGACTCAGAGGGAAATTTCTGACATGCGGAGGGGGAGGTATGCTGTCTGAGGGGCTGGCGACGGCAGGGGAACATGAGTGGGAAAAAAGGCTGCAGGATTGCAGGCTGGATGCAAACATAAAcatgattattattattgtctcCTCTTTCAGCCACTGTCCTCCCGCCTCCAGGCCAAGGCACTCAGAGCCACACACAGGGTCAGGTTGCACTTGGGTGTTTACTGGGAACGGGCTCAGGGGCCAGGCCTGAGGTTCATgctttcttggtgatggtcttgggGGTAGCGAGCTCGTACAGGCGAGGGGACGCCTGCGCCACCAGGGCGGCAGGGGACACATGGGAGGGGTCATAGCCCTCATTCAGGTCCTTCCGCACTCGGGGTTTTGCCAGAGACAGGATGCGGGGACTAGCCACTGCCTTCTTGGTGACCTCCAGCACCTCCCAGCGCGGGTCGCGGTCAGGAACACACTTGTCCGACTGGGCCTTGGGCACTGGAgggggcgggaggcggggcgCAGTGTCAGCAGCCGGAGCGCCCCGTCCCCACGGAGAGCGGTCTTCTGAGTCAGAGCTCCCAAATTCAATGTCCTGTCCCTCAGCAGATGATGGATAAACACACACGTCCCTCCACACACGCGAGCATCACTCAGCCATGAAGAGAAGACCTGACACTCATTACTACGTGGATGGACCCTGAGAACACgatgctcagtgagagaagcagGCACAGAAGGACACACAGGGTGTGATTCCACTGATAGGAAACGTCCAGAACAGGCTGACCACAAAGTGAGTGGGTTCCTGGTGGTCAGGGGCTGGGGAGCGGCTGAGGGGGACAGCTGATGGAGCTTCACTTTGGAGTGGTGGAATGTTCTGGAATTGATTGTGtgggacacagagaacagactggtggatgccagtgggggaggtgggaaggaagggagggattgggagtttggggttagcagatgcaaactatattATACACAGGATGGacagacaacaaggtcctactgtagagcgcagggaactatattcaatatccggTGATACTTGGAACTCTGCTGGTGTGTTATATAActcaatgttacatggcagccaggatgggagggagtttgggggagaacagatacatgcatgtgtatgcctgagtcccttcactgttcgcctgaaactatcacagcattgttaattggttatatcccaatacaaaattagGAGTTAAAAATTCCTGTGATAAAagatcatggaaaaaaaaatgaaaaagaatgtgtataactgagtcactttgctgttcggcagaaattaacacaattttgtaattcaactacacttcaataaaattttttttaaataagtaaaataatatatagtttttttaataaataaaatggattgcAGTAATGTGCCCACAGCTCTCTGTGAGTGTACTGGGAAGTACTGAACTGTGCATTTTGAAGGGTGAGTCATGAAGAACAATGTTTCAAATGGTCACGGGCCCAGACAGGGACTGGAGGAGCAGACACAGGTGCCCTGGTGGCTGGGGGTGAGGCAGGGGCTCCATCAGCCCCCACTGTCCATGCACCTGTGGCCCCAGCTGGGTCCTCCCCATAGGGTCCACCAGCCACATGTGACCAGCACCCCTTATGGACCGGGATTTTAtcctatttaattttaataaaatccatTAATTGAATTAAATCAATAGGTTGATTGACATTCAGTCCATTTCAGTCATGGACAGACGGGTCTCAGAGCAGACCTAAGGCTCAGCTGGGCCCACTGCTCACTGGCTGGGAGCCCTGGCCCTGCTCCTGCTTGGACCCCCTACCTCTtcaccaccccttcccccacagtGGGAGCCTCGGGGCTTGGTCCACATGGGGACCAGGAGAGAGTGACCACTGGTGACTACTGGTGACCACTCCAATCTCTAGGCCCTTCATTTTTGAGGGTTTCCTTTCCAAACCCCTCTTTGCCCCACGACTCTGCAAATGCAAAAGGCTGTCTCCACTCAGCAGAGGAGCTGCAGCTCTGGGGAGAGGCCCTCAGTGAAAAGAAGGGGGGCCTGTGCTGGGGCCCCCAAAGGGGGTACTGGGGGGCCTTGCGAGGACCTGCCAGAACCCACCTTCCTGGATTCCTAAGGGAGACTCGGGGGCTCCCCCTGTTGTAACATCTGGGCTCTGAAAATCTATCGGTCACAAGCTGACAGTGTGACCTATCCACAGCCACACAGCACCCATATTGCATAGACCAGTGTTGCCCAGGGACCCTGCACGGCGTGTTCCCtctcttcactttttaaatgctGGTCAGAACCATCAGTGGGTGGGAGTCTGCAGTTGGAAATACACAGCCCTATGCCAATCTtatccatacatacacacacagagggatATGTGTTGATAACATGCTCCTGTGAAGCTTGgatgaatacacacacatgtgtatgtacaaATGTATATGTGCTTATGTTCcagatgtgtgtgtgtccgtgcgtgtgtgtgtgtgagagagaggcagAAGTGCATGTGTGCTTGTGTCTCTGTTCATTTAACCAATCTTCAACAAATTCAACGAATACTTTAACAaatattaaggggcttccctgctggctcagtggtaaagaatctgcctgtaatgcgggagatccaggttcaatcctggggttgggaagaacccctggaggaggaaatggcaacccactccagtgctcttgcctggagaatcctatggacagaggagcctcgctacggtccatgaggtcacaaagagtcatggacgcaactgagcgactaaaccaccaccaaggaaacagatgaatgaatcaacaaacaaaagaaactataagcaagctcGAAAGAAAAATGACTGGGAAGAAGTTACTTTGCAAAGTGCTCAACAAAGGGTTAGTGATCATCTCACGTAAAGAGCTGCTGCAAATGaattccctcccccaaccccccaacaaaaacaggaaatagGAAACTGAGAAAAAGACACAGCAGAGTAAACCAAAATGGCCAGTCAAGCTCCCTGGTGATCCTGCGCCAAGAGCCGGGGCACACTCGAGTTTCCCAAGCCCCTGACTGCCTTTGGGTGGTGAGATCCCTTTCTTCATGTCTTGCTACATTTTTCGGATTCTCTACAATTACTGCATATTACTTCTGTTGTGGGGGAGCCAGGTCTTCCTTTATTTTCAAGGACAGGAAGAGACTCTGGCCAGCACCCTTAGGTCCCAGCTTGGCTCTCCAGGCACTGGCCTGCATCCCAGGTTTCCCTTCTGCACCTATGTGCCGTGCTGGAAGACCCACTCAGATGATGCACTCAGCTCAGGCCCATAACCCCCATCCCAGGAAGAGTGATACCCTCTGCCAGCCCCCAAGGAATTCGAGCAGATGCAGTATGAACTgcccacagggattcagacagtGGGTCTGCAGGTTAGTGGGAGCCAGGGGAACACAAATCTTGCAGAACCAGCTCCAAGAGGACTGGCTGCTCCCAACTGCAGCCAGTGTGGAAGAGTGCTTCGTGAGACATCGAGCACCCGCCGGGACCCACTTACTGGCCAGGTGAAGAAGGCGGTTATAGTCTGACACGTGTGGCTTGGGTTTTGGCATGGGGTCCCACTCTTCCAGCAGGGTGGCTGGAGCCTTGGGCTTTGCCAGTCGGATGATCCTCGAACTGGGAATGGCCATCTGGGCTGCCCTGGACACTTGGGACACCTAGAAACACAGTTAGAGGGAGAGAATAAAGCAGCCTGTGCTGTTTCACACACCCCTGGGTCAAAAGATCCCATAAGCAATGATGAAAGACAAAAGACTGGCTAGGAAGTTAGTCTGCAGTGTGTTCAGCAAAGGATTAGTAGCCATCATATATAAAGAGGTTCTTTAAGTCAATAACATGAAAAATCAGTAGGAAATAGCTAATCATGAAGGAAAGTAAACCCAAAGGATCAATAATCCTTTCTGTgcaacagggaaatgcaaattaaaatagcaaaatatcactccatgccaacaaatttggcaaaAGTGACAAAGTCTGGCATTATCAAACCCTGGCAGGAAGGTGGGAGGACAGAGAACCCGATGCATAGCTGGTAGGAGGGTAAATTGCACAAGCACTTTGTTTGTATGTAACATTTAATGTTTTACAGAAGCTCTCCACTGAGTGTACTCTGCTGGGTAGGATACTGCCCAGAGGCAGAGGATTGGCTGAAATGATCCTTAGGGCCGTCATTAAAATCTATGTCTCTTTCCTCCTGAAATTGTGCTGCTTAGAAATCACATATACTACTCATACCAAAGACATCCTGGTGTTTACAATTTAATGTCCCTCTCAACCACCCATTCCATCccccctcctttcctcccctccctctcccccccatCAACAGTCCGCACAGCTCCAGTCACCAGCTGAGGTGGATGAATCAGCCTGCAGTCCTACCCACAAGGGACCGCCAGCCTGGAGCGGTGACGGGCAGGGAAAATTCATTCATCCACACATTCAAATAATATTGATGACCACTCCATGCCCTGTGCCTGCCAGGGCCGGAGACTTGTTGAGGGACCTGTATTTATTCCCAGGGAGGCACAAGGGAGAGTAAGGGTGGAGAAGGCCCCATCCTGCCAGCTTCCTTGGGCACTAGGGAGCCACAGAGGATGCTGGAGCACAAAAAGGCTTAAAGGCTGAACTGGCAGAGGTAGGGCAGGGGCCGGGAAAACAGTAGGTACACCTCTGGGGAAAAGCTGAGGCCAGATTCTCCTCTGGATCCTTGTCCAAACCAACTGACTGTGAAGCCTTCTTTGAGACAACTGGGGAAATGGAACATGGATTGGGGGTTTGAACACTAAGGTATTATTGTTAAATTCTTCTAGTTGGATCATTGTTGGTatgtttattactttatttttattttttcatctttttgagagttgcgagttaaagttttatttggggaaaaatgaggactgcagtccGAGGGATAGGTCTGAAAAACTGCTCCCCGTTGTTGGTATGGTTTTAAACCATCCAAACCATGTAATGTCTGAATTCAGTTGTAAAAGTCTTCAAGTCAGGAGTGGGCGGGGAGGGTTGGTCTGTCAAACAACCACACAAAAACACCCAGGGACAAGCTCTTCCACGCATGTTAAACCACATGgtccaggacttcccaggtggtccaggggttaagactccccCTTCTAAtgcaggtggctcagatagtaaaagaatctgcctacaatgcaggagacccgacttcgatccttgggtcaggaagatcccctgcaaaaggaaatggcaaccaactccagtattcttgcctggagaattctaaggacaaaggagccaagtaggctacaattcatgggggtcacaaatggtcggacacaactgagcaactaaaactttcactttcacttttccaatgcaagaggcccaggttccatccctagtcagggaactaaggtcctacatGCCATGGGGAGAGATAAGGGCCGGATTTAGGATGGACTGAACTCTGGTGTCACCTCTGAACCGGTTGTCATGCACTCATTCGAGCAGATGGCTTGGGGCTCCCCTCCACGCTGACCTGACCAGCAGAGGAGCGTGATCCCTGTCCGCCTTCAAGGGAGCAGAGGAAAGTAAGGGGGGGGAGTAAGGGGGGTTGGGGGAAGTGGGGGGGCGGGGAAAGTGAAGGGGGCGGGCTTCTTGAACCCACACTGGGACTCCGGATGGCTAAGAGAAGCAGCCACACGCCTGTTCCCTCTTGTCCTTGTGTGTCCTCTGAGCCCCTGGGTaggggtgggggccaggcaggcccCCCGGAGGGAGCCGGGGAGCTCCAGGGACAGAAGGGCACCCACCTCGGACATGTTTATGCTCCAGATGTTGTTTCGGACCTTTGGGGTGGCCAGTTCCCGTAGGCGGTTGGACGCTCGATACTCCAAGGTGGACCGCGGAATGGGCCAGATAGAAGTGGTCCTAAGGGAGAGCCTAAGTCTGAGACCCCAGCCCACCCGGGggccatgtctgtgtgtgtctgagacCCTGGCCCCGCAGAAAGATGTgtctgtgcacgcatgtgcaaCTCCTCTCTGATTCTAGGGTTCAGGAGAGCCTGGTGCAGAAGAGGGTTTTCTAATCCCTCCAAGATGGGTCCTTAAAAGAACCCCTAGCAGAGCCCCAACTTCCTCTCAAGGATGGAGCAATGCTCTCCTGGGTTGTAccctccctgctgcccccacCGCCCCCGCCATCAGGATGGAGTCAGGAGGTGGACCAAAGGGATGAAGTgagccctgcctgccccccaAACTCATGTTTCAGCTCTGCCTCTGCCCCAGAAACAGCCTTATTTCATTGATCCGAGGCCAATTCCTCTCTTATTTTCACCTCTGTGAGCCTGGCATGCAGTTCTGTAATCTGTGGTGACCTCTGTGTGACCTGTAATCTGGGGTGAGGCTGGAATGAAGCAGATAAATACTGTCAGCCTGGCCAGAAGGCCTGGGGCCCTCCTCTTCAGGGCAAGCATGACAGAACTGTTTGTACAGAGGTCACTCCAGATCACAGGTCCCACAGAGGTCACCCCAGATGACTGGTCCCTCAGAGGTAACTCCAGATTATTCTCTGACCAGCATTAAGGGGAAAAGCTATTGTCACAAGACCGGCACAGAGCCAGTGGCTGGAACCGGTTAACCCTGGTAAGTGGGACTCCCCTCAGTCACTTATCCTTCCATGTATGAGTGAGAGATGAAAGCAGAGTCTGTGTGGAATAACTTCAGACCCCACATTGGCCATCGTGGAAGCCCCATGTGCTAAGACAGAGTCACACCAGGAGGCAGGCACCTAAAACTAAATCTCACAGCCACCCGCTGCCTAGGGGACTCAAGCACCTGCCTTGAGACCCACCAGCATCCCATCCTGTCTGGGCCACTGGGCCTCAAAGGCTTGGTGCCCAAGGCCCGGGCCGCGTGGATGGTCACCTGGCCGGGCCCTTCCCCGCTACGACACCCTGACGGAGAGAGGTCTCTTCCCGGAACCCCCTACCTGTTGTTGTTGTAATACTCCGAGTAGAACCTCTTGGGTCGGGCCAGCTCCTCCACCCGGCGGGACACCTCTGCACAAAAGGAGAAGCAGCTGCCCTGGAAAGCTGCCGTCCCCTTCCACCCAGGGCTCTCTTCCTCCTGACCTGGCTTGACACCAGGTGGCAGCTCATACCAGACACCCCCACTGGGGACCACAGGACACATGAGAGGGGTTGCTCAGGCCCCTCTGCTCCTTGGCCCTGCTGTGGATTTGGGCCTGAAGTCAGGATGGGCCTGGGCTTGAGGGGGCCTCCGTGCTAACTGGGGGTGGCGGAAATTCTAAACCTGAGTGAGAACTTGCCCTGAGACTGAGTGTCGCTCCAGAAACAAGCTCTGGAAAGGAAAGGGGTCTTTTGTGAAGTTCATACTGACCCCACTTTGGCTGAGATGCAAACTGCGATTTCCCCTGGAGAGTTTGCTCCCACTCCTCCCCCAGGACCAACCTCCAGCTAGGAGAGGAGACACCCTCCCTGGAAGGCTGGGGGGACACTCCTGGAAGACAGCAGAGGGGCAGCCCCACAGAAGCCCTGAGAGGCTTGGGCCTGGGAGGCCCCAAAGTCTCCCCTATCAGAGCCAGGCACAGGCCAGGGTGAGATAGGGGCAACCGGGCCATGGGCACCAGGCCATCCCCAGTCTCCACTCCAGCACCCCCACAAAGAAGCGCAGGCAGTGGGCAGGTGGACCTACCGGGCACAGTGATggtgagggtggtgtcctcgagAAATCTCTCTGTCCAGTACACGGATGGCCTGGAACATAGCCAGCAGGGCTCATGAGGGGAGCCAGCCCCGGCGGGTGTACCCCACTCAGAAGCAGAGCTCAGGGCACCCCATGAACACAAACAGTGGGAGGAGTGCAGctggagagggagaaagggagagagcaaGTAGATGGCAGCAGGGGCAGGTCAGAGAGGAacaagacagggaggcctgaggggCACGGGAGAGTGTAGATTATTTAGCAAGGCTGGTGTTCAGAGAAGGAgggagctggaaaaaaaaaaaaaacaggcctaACTGAGAAGGGAGCCCAGGCGGTGCTGGTACAGGCCCACCTCAGACAGGGGCTGGGGTCCAGAGCTCCGGGTGGGACTGAGAAtcctggggtggggcccagtgcagagccctctcccctccctggcccaggagaggagggggccCCCAGACTCACCAGTAGATACAGAACTGCAGGCTCCGCATGCGTGGGGACACCCAGGCATGGCCCCTGCAGCAGCACCCCATCCTAGAGGAGACAGGCCCGCCAGCCTCCGCACTGGGCCCCCCTGGACCAGGTCGGTCTGGGGCTGCTGCGCATCCCCTCTCAgaccgccccccaccaccaccacacccacCAGGCcagccgcccgcccgcccgctgcCTCACCTGTCTTTCAAGACTTGCCAGTTGGTCTTGGGCTTCGCCAGCTCAAACAGCCGCCTCCTCTTCGTCCTCTCTGGGCTCACGGAGGTGCGAGGGGTCCTCTGGGAAATGGAGAGCCGCCTGGGGGGAGGTGGATGGTGAGGTCGAGCCCTTGCTCACCCAGCAGGCGGCCCCACCCTTCTGCTCCCGCCCCATCCTCTAGAGGTGAACCCAGCACCACCAAGACCTGGTCTGAAATCATAGCTCTTCACCAGCCAGTCCCTCAATTCCCCCCTGCCGGGCCCCAGAGGGGACGCTGAGCCAGGGCGAGTGCCCCCAGGAAGCCCCTG from Dama dama isolate Ldn47 chromosome 9, ASM3311817v1, whole genome shotgun sequence carries:
- the SPMAP2 gene encoding sperm microtubule associated protein 2, whose protein sequence is MGDHQQNSFYNHHTSEAEDQPERGQDDVLLGLQGTVYENVESKDPKFQDLDDGDLKLEDQEEEIPPEEVAEEESVDAQNPEEALLELERVLEKDLEEGVPEMRRLSISQRTPRTSVSPERTKRRRLFELAKPKTNWQVLKDRMGCCCRGHAWVSPRMRSLQFCIYWPSVYWTERFLEDTTLTITVPEVSRRVEELARPKRFYSEYYNNNRTTSIWPIPRSTLEYRASNRLRELATPKVRNNIWSINMSEVSQVSRAAQMAIPSSRIIRLAKPKAPATLLEEWDPMPKPKPHVSDYNRLLHLAMPKAQSDKCVPDRDPRWEVLEVTKKAVASPRILSLAKPRVRKDLNEGYDRRPLACTSSLPPRPSPRKHEPQAWPLSPFPAVLLDRQLLADPVG